The Agromyces marinus genome window below encodes:
- the rnpA gene encoding ribonuclease P protein component — MLAKANRITSADDYRFIVRRGAKVAGALTVSYIRSREPGTDARFGFIVSKKVGSAVRRNLVRRRLKAAGREFVDGGTSAVDVVVRALPSASAADFAALRGDLASALVRGVGSASRGRRAAASADHGRSAVSVPEDS; from the coding sequence GTGCTCGCCAAAGCCAACCGCATCACGAGCGCCGATGACTACCGGTTCATCGTGCGTCGTGGTGCGAAGGTCGCCGGTGCCCTCACCGTGAGCTATATCCGCTCGCGGGAGCCCGGGACCGACGCGCGCTTCGGCTTCATCGTGTCCAAGAAGGTCGGGTCGGCCGTCCGTCGCAACCTGGTGCGACGGCGGCTCAAGGCAGCTGGCCGCGAGTTCGTCGACGGCGGAACATCCGCCGTCGACGTCGTCGTCCGCGCGCTTCCCTCGGCGTCCGCGGCGGACTTCGCTGCACTGCGGGGCGATCTCGCCTCCGCGCTCGTGCGCGGGGTCGGTTCCGCGTCGCGCGGCAGGCGAGCCGCGGCATCCGCTGATCACGGCCGATCGGCCGTCTCCGTCCCGGAAGACTCCTGA
- the rpmH gene encoding 50S ribosomal protein L34 — MSKRTFQPNNRRRAKKHGFRARMRTRAGRAIIAARRSKGRTELSA, encoded by the coding sequence ATGAGCAAGCGTACGTTCCAGCCCAACAACCGTCGTCGTGCCAAGAAGCACGGCTTCCGCGCCCGCATGCGCACCCGCGCCGGCCGTGCCATCATCGCGGCCCGCCGTTCCAAGGGCCGCACCGAGCTCTCCGCGTAA